TAAATAAGCATCGCGAGCAGCAGCACTCTCGAAAGTCATGAGAAACCCATGAGTATAACCCTGATTCAATCCTTCACTGCTGGAGTATGGCCCGCCTGCAAAGTAGGTGATACCGGGAAGCGTTTGGGAAATTTTCTGTAACTGTTTTAAAAAGCCTGTAATCTTTTCCGCAGCAACTTCCGGTTTGAATTTAAATAAAACCATGTGTTGAATCTGAGGCATAAGCAAACCTACTGTTTAGACTTATGTTCGCTGTCGGTAAAAATTAAGATATCAATTTGCTGATGAGACAGCAAGACTACTTAAATTTCTGTTACTTAGTAGTCATTGTCCAGACACCATCCCAAGAATCAAGGGGTGGTGTTTTTTGGTAATTGCGAGCGCGTTCTAGGTGGATATTAACAGCTTGGTCTTGAGGGCGAATATTCTTAGCATCTGTAAAACAGTCGATCGCGCGTTGAAAGTTACGTGCTAAATAAGCAATTCTACCAGACTGATAATAGAATAAAAATTCTTGGGTGGCATCATCAAGAGGAGTAGCGCGATCGCTAATTAGCTCGTAGATATTTACCGCTTGATACTTACCTTTGACGCGAATTTTATCTAACTGTCTCGCCCAAATGCGATCGCTACAGAGTTGATAAGTAAATTCACTCAAAACAATGTCACAACCATATTCTTTTGTGACGCCTTCCAAACGGGAACTTAAATTTACACCATCGCCAATGACGGTGTAATCCATGCGTTTGTGGGAACCAATATTACCAGAAACCACTTCCCCAGAACTCAGCCCGATGCCAATGTGGATTTGCGGTTGTGCTTGAATAATCCGCCGTTGATTAAATTCTGCCAAGCGTTGGCGCATATCCAATGCTGCTTGTACGGCTCGCCAAGCATGATTTTCTGTGAGGGGTAAAGGCGCACCAAACACTGCCATTAAAGCATCGCCAATAAACTTATCTAGGGTGCCTTCATGGTTAAAAACTGCCTCTACCATTGTTTCAAAATACTGGTTGAGCAATGATACCACCTCAGCCGCACCGAGATTTTCTGTCAGGGTAGTATAACCACGGATATCAGAAAATAAAATTGTTACTTCTTTTCGTTCTCCTACCATTAAGGCATCTTCTCCCAAAGCCATCACCTGTTCGGCAACGTGGGGTGTGAGGTAGCGGTACATGGTAGTTTTCAAGCGTTTTTCCTGGCTGATGTCTTCTAGCACCACCAAACCACCTCTGACTCCACCTTCGGGGTTAGTTAAGGGATTGACAGTGAGATTGGTGCTGCGTTCGACTTTTTGCACTTCACTGGCACTCAAAAACTTAGATTGGGGAGTTAGGGGTAAATTCCAGGGAATAAAAATATCGGGATTTTGGCGATCGCCCACTGCCAAAATTACGGTATCTCCAGATCCTGGTGTATGAGTTCCGCTGCGTCCGGTATCGCTTTCACTGTTTACTCGTTCAGAACTTTGGACGTGATACAATCCCACTGTTAAACTTTGCTCTGGAACGTAATGTTTTGCCCCAGTTTTTAAACTATCTTCCAGCCGCATTTGCAGATTTTCAATCGGCACTACTTCCCAAACTAGGCGACCGAGTAAATTTTGTTCCCACAAATGTTTATTACTTTTATGATGAGTCTCTCCTATGGGACAACCCAATAATTGCAGTGCTGCATCATTAATTGTGACAATCCGACCTGCCATATCTGTAGAAATTACAGCATCAGATAAACTTTGCAAAATATCTTTTTGATACTGTTTTTCTAACAGCACATTTTCAAACAGGCGAGCATTTTCTAAAGCAATTCCGGCTTGGATATTAAAAGCTCGCATAAATTCTTCATCAGAGGTAGTAAAACTACCTTGTTGCTTATTAATTAACTGAGTTACCCCAATTAATTCATTAGCAGAATTAAATACTGGCAAACATAAAATATTGCGAGTTAAATATCCAGTTTTTCTATCTGTAGATGGATCGAAGCGCGGATCTCGATAAGCATCAGGAATATTAACAGCTTCCCCAGTAGCAGCCACATAACCAACAATTCCTCGATTACAAGGCATCCGGATTTCGATTGCATTTGTACCATCTGCTGCTGCTGCTACCTTTGTCCAAAGTTCACCCATTTCTTTACGATATAAAAATAGGGTGCTGCGGTCTGCTTGCATTAAAATCCGGGCTTGCTCCATGACTATTTGCAAAGTTGCTTCTAAATCTAAACTTTGTCCTAGAGTTTGAGTTGCCCTTAAAAGTGCTGTAGCTCCCCGTTGATTGCGAGCTGCTACATAAAAAGTTTGGCAGCTTTCTAAAATAATCCCAATTGAAGCAGCAAAATCTCGAAATCGTTCTTCATCATGATGATTAAAGGGAATATCCCCTGCTTTATTAGCCAGTTGTACTACTGCGACAATTTGATTTTTACTGCTCACAACTGGCATACATAAAAGATTACTAATTTTATAGCCCATTTGTTTTTCTAGTTCTGGGCTAAATAAAGGATGAGTAGCGGTTTCAGCTATATTTAAATATTGACCAGTACTGGCCACATGACCGGGAATGCCAACTGTAATTGGAGTCCGAATTTCTAAGAATTTTTGACTATTATCTTGGGGAACTTTTGACCACAACTGACCTTTGTCATAATCTACCAAAAAAATTGCTGTGTGTTCTGCTTGCAGAATTTGACCAATTTTTAATGTGATTGCTTCTAGCACTTTCTCTAGCATTGTTTCTAGAGCTTCATTATTAATTAGCTCAATTGCTCTGAGAAACTGCTGAAACTCAGCCGTAATAAAATCGAGTAAACAGACAAATTCATTAACAGAAAGGTCTTTAACACGACGCAGTAAAGCGTGGGTACGATTAACTTGTGTAAGTTCAGTTAATGTAGCCAAGACGCTACCAGGATTAGGAAGTGTCATGGGAATTTTAATTTTAGATTTTAGATTTTGCGAAAAGTCGAGCCAGCGCCTTGGGCGGCTTTGCCGACTTGAGGCGACTGGCGTCGGAGCGCCGGCTTCCGGCGATCTGAACTTTTCAAGACGGATTTTAGATTTATACTGCTATACACCATTTAACTGAGAATTACCACAGCACCCGAAAATCAGCCGAAGTGGGGACGCGAGGATGATTTTTCTCCAAACCTCTCAACGTCCCCAGATATTGCTTGCGTGCGATCGCCTTATCTTCTGCCTAACTAGACAGCTTTAGTCAACTTTTGAGAATAAAGCACCTTTTGATAGTAATCTTCTAGCTGGCGTGTGGCATTTGCCCATCCCCACCTTTCGGCTTCTTTACGGGCATTTTGACGGATTAGGTCACATTCTTGTTTCTCCTGTAAAAGGCGAACAGTAGCGGTAATTGCACCTTGAATATCTGCTGTTGGCTCAAAAAGATAGCCATTCACCCCGTCTGTAACAATATCAGGAATTCCGCCCGAACGAGCTGCGACTACAGGACAACCAGCTGCCATTGCTTCTAGGAGGACTAATCCTAGCGTTTCTGTACGGGAAGGAAAAATAAAAGCATCAGCACTAGCAAAAGCGGAACCTAACTCCCTACCCATAAGGTAGCCGACAAAGTTGGTATTAGTCCCTGCAAAGTGTTTTTCTAGTGCTTGGCGGTGGGGGCCATCTCCGACCAATGCCAACCGCGCCTCTGGAATTGCCTCTAAAATTGGTTTGATGCGCTCAATTTCTTTCTCAGCCGAAAGCCGACCTACGTAGAGTAGTAGCGGGCTTTCTGGGTGATTTTGCGATAAACGCGATCGCATTTGGTCACTAGCTAATTCAGGATGAAATAATTCTGTATCTACACCCCTTTGCCACAAATCTACCCGTTCAATACCATGTGCTGTTAATTCCTCCATCATCGCTGTGGAAGTACAGAGATTTAACTCGGCTTGATTGTGACCGCCTTTAAGTAATTCCCAAAGCAAACCTTCTAACATCCCCAAGCCGTAATGTTGAAGATATTGGGGTAAATGGGTATGGTAAGACGCTACTAAAGGAATTTTCAGGACTTTGCTATAAAATATCCCAGCTAATCCCAAAACGGCTGGATTAACGACATGAATAATATCTGGTTGAAACTCTTCTAAGGCGTAACCAATAGCTGGGCGAGGTAATGCCATTTTTAATTCTGGATATAGTGGCAAAGGAAAGCCACTCACACCATAAACTTTCGCTCCTTTATGTTCAGCGATCCCGCCATCCGGGGCAATCACTAAAACTTGATTTCCATGACGCTGTAAATGGTCAACGGTGTGACGCAGGCGCGTGACAATGCCATCAACTTTGGGCAAAAAGGTTTCAGTGAACAGAGCTATTTTCATGCAAAATTATTCAATCCAAGCAGATAATTCCAGCTTTTTTTGAGTTTCTGTCTCAATCACAGAGTAAACTGTCTCCCGTGGCGTAATCAATTGCGCACAGTCAGAATTAATGTTTTGTCGCTGTTGTTGAACAAAATCGGAGATGTCCTCAATATTCAAAATCCAATCTTTGGCGTAAGCGGCTAATACTTGACCGCGTAACCCTAACTGAATAGCACGGCGTTCTAACTTAGCCCCAGAGGGGTGATGGTCGGGGTCCCATTGTAGGCGTACTTGTGACTGCTGCAAGGCTGTTTGCCAAGCACTTTTACTGGCATAGATTTCGGGAATAAAGCTGGAATGAACAGCCAAAGCCAAAATTTCATCAAAAGCCGAACGTTTCAGCCATATAGCTAATACTACCTCTTGTCCAGCTTTTGTACCCCAGCCAGAACGGTACATCATCCACAAAAAGTTAGGCTTGATCCAACTCATGCGATCGAGACTAAATTCGCCACCAAAATAACCATTAATGGCAGCGAAGTTACCAATAGCTGGACGATATGCTTGATAAACAACAATTGATTGGTCGTCATATTGCGCGAGAATATGACGACCAGTTTCTGGCCAGCGACTTACTTGATTTAAATAGGGTTCTGTTATCAGCCGCACACAGAATTAACTCTATTTCCTATGCCAAGAGACTTTAGGCAGAATTTGTTTGTTATCGACTCGATTCTGATACTTGATAGCGAAGTTTAACAGTGAATCAAGCAGAGAATCAGAGAGGTAGTGCGGTTGTAAACCTAAATCAAGTAATTTAGTGTTTTTAGCGTTGAAATAATGCTCTTCTTTTTCAACTCTGGGATTATCGAGGTTATTGATTTCCACATTCAATCCCATTGCGTTCCCGGCTTTTTTCACCATCACTGCCAAGTCACCAACGCTAAATTGCTCGGTAAATTGGTTAAAGACGCGGAATTCGCCAGGTTGTGCAGGATTGGCGATCGCCAATTCAATACACCGCACTGTATCTCGAATATCTAAAAATCCGCGGGTTTGTCCGCCTTTACCGTAGACGGTGAGGGGATGACCAATGGCCGCTTGAATACAGAAGCGGTTAAGTGCTGTACCAAACACTCCATCGTAATCAAGGCGGTTAATTAACAATTCGTCCATTCCCGTTTCTTCGGTTAAGACGCCATAAACTACACCCTGATTTAAGTCTGTAGCCCGCAATCCCCAAATCCGACAGGCAAAATGGATGTTATGACTGTCATGGACTTTGCTGAGGTGATACATTGAACCTGGTTGTTTGGGATAAGGCAATGTATCTTTGCGCCCATTGTGTTCAATGGTGATGTAACCTTCTTCGATGTCGATGTTGGGTGTACCGTATTCACCCATTGTTCCCAACTTGACTAAATGACAGTCGGGGAAATCTTCCCGCATCGCATACAGTAAATTCAAAGTGCCGACTACATTGTTCACCTGAGTCAGAACTGCATGTTCGCGGTCGATCATCGAAAAAGGAGCCGATCGCTGTTCCCCAAAATGCACGATCGCACCGGGTTGGAATTTGTCCAGTGCTTTCTTGAGGAACTCGTAATTAGTAATGTCGCCAACAAAAAGGTCTATGGATTTACCGGTTAAGTCGTACCAGCGCTGAAGACGTTGTTGAATTGGCGCGATCGGAGTGAGAGTTTCGACACCTAACTCGTTATCCCAGTGCCGCCGCACTAAACTATCTAAAATCCCAACCTCATAACCTTGATTTGAGAGGTAAAGAGCAGTCGCCCAACCGCAATAGCCATCGCCACCAATAACCAGGACTTTCATTTTTACCTGTTTTCACTCGCTGTAAGCTAAATCTACCAGGTTTGTGTCACCTCTCAACCATCCTAAGGGGGAAAGTACTCAACAGATGTTTTTTCAAACTGCCGTTTGTCATAGCTGGCGAAAGGGTTTCAAGGCAGTCGCAGTGGGAAAATTTTTATCGCCATGTATGGGGGAGTGTGGGGGGACAGGGAGGAGCCACTGCGTTGCGCGGGTTCCCCGCGTTGTAGCAAGTGGCGTTGACAAGGAAGAAAAAAGGACTATTACCTTTTGACCATTGACTCTTGACTCTTGACAAATGACCAATGCCCCATGCCCAATGACAAATATTACTTAGGAACTTTATATTGTTGAGCAATGTAGTAAAAAAAACGGTAGTAATCAGTAAATTCTTGGCTGGGGCTGCGTCCTTGCCAGTGATATTTAACTTGGCCTTGAGTGATGGTGAGGGTCATGGAACTGACTTGCTGACCCACTTCTACAACCATTATTCCGGGTATTCCTTGGGCGGTTTTAAAGTTGGGATTAACAGTAACTTTGGCATCTTGCTTGACCGCATCTGGTATTCTATTACCTGCCCAAGAGCGTATTTCTACTGTTTTATTTTCAGGCGAGACAAAGACAATTCCATCGTCATTATCCGGTGGTGGTAAGGCATTCCAGTTGTTAGGGTAAGGAAATTCAAAACCGTAGCGATTATTAGTATAAGTCTTCCAAGTGATATTAGAGACATTAAAACCAGGTGTTGCACACCCCCACAGCATCATCAATAAAGCGATCGCTTTGCCAAAACTGCGGGCGTTGAGAGAAATTTTTCGCCCCAAACTACAGGCCTTAACCGTAGTAGTAGACATTATTGCACCTAGTTATAAATTCTCAAAAGTTGGTTTTATTTTATACTCAAAATCAATTTTTAGCACCTTGAATGTTCATTTTTGTTTCAAAGGAATAGCGATCGCAAATTCAGTACCTTTTCCTGGTGATGAAATACATTCTAAAGAACCACCATGTTGTTTCGTGATAATTTGATAGCTAATCGATAGTCCTAAACCAGTACCTTTTCCTACAGGCTTGGTGGTAAAGAACGGATCGAAGAGGCGTTGGTGAATCAACTCATCCATTCCTGGGCCGTTATCAGCTATGTAAATTTTTACCTGGTTTGTTGTCGTCACTTCTGTCCGAATGGAAATGATGCTTGGGTTGGCGGCAATTTCTTCAGGGGAGCGTTGTTTATCTTGTTCCTCTAGTGCATCGATCGCATTACTGAGGATGTTCATAAATACTTGGTTTAATTGCCCTGCGTAGCATTCGATCGCGGGCAAGTTACCATACTCCTTGACAACTTGAATACCACAATGACCTGGCTTGGCTTTCAGGCGATTCTGCAAAATAGTTAGGGTACTGTCAATCCCAGTATGGATGTCAACATATTTGATTTCTGATTCATCCAGCCGTGAGAAGTTGCGTAGTGAAAGTACAATTTCCCGAATCCGATTTGTACCAACATGCATGGATTGCAGTACTTTTGTCAAATCCTCAATCATGAATGCGAGATCCATAGCTGCGATCTCATCTTGAATTTCTGGCACTGGTTGGGGATAGTGTTGCTGATATAAAGCGATCAACTTCAATAAATTCTCTGTATACTCAGCAATGTGGCACAAATTACCATGTATAAAGTTGACGGGATTATTGATCTCATGTGCTACTCCAGCTACCATCTGCCCCAAGCTAGACATTTTTTCGCTCTGAATAATCTGAAGTTGAGCTTGTTTTAGTTCTTTGAGGGTTTGTTCCACCTCTTGTTTTTTTTGTTGTAATTGAGTTTCGGTGTGTTTGCGATCGCTAATATCAATCAGCATTCCATCCCAAACCATCTGCCCATCTTCCCAAAGCTCTGGCTGAGAGGCAGCTTTCACCCACTTTAATTTTCCAGTTGCGGTGATAATCCGCCATTCATGCTGAAAGGGAGTTAAGTTTTGGGCAGATTCAATCACTGCTTGCATCAACTCTGCTCGATCCTCAGGGTACTCAAAATCTCGGAGGCTACACTTCCCGGACATGAGATCTGCGGCGCTAACCTCATAAAGGCTTTGGCATCCAGAACTGACATAGGGCATAGAAGAAGACCCATCAGGGCTAATGCGAATTTGATAAATTAACCCAGGGATATTATTTGCTAGCTTTTGGAAACGAGCTTCATTAGACTGAAGTGCAGCATAGAGTTTGGCATTTTCTAAGGCAGTGGCAGCTTGGGTAAACAAAAAATTGAGTATCAGCAAGCAACGATCTGTAAAGACACTTTTTGTACTGCGATGCTCTAGATAGAGAATGCCAACCAAATTTCCCTGATTCACAATTGGGCTACACAATAAACTCTGAGGCTGATGTTGCAGAATGTAGTCGTCTTCTATTTTCAAGTTGGTTTTGCCGTCACCAACAATTGCAGGCTCTAGGGTGTGTTTGACGTATTGAATCAGTTTGCAGGGAACTTTTGAACTTCCTTCTAACGCTTCTGTTAGCAACAAAACATCGGGCGCGGTTGCGGTTGTTCGCATCGTGGCGATCGCCTGAATTTGCCAGTTTTCCTCTTGGGGTAGGATTAAAACACAGGTTTCTGCACCAGAATTTTCCAAAATGATTTGGGTGAGGGAATGGATAAGTTCTTTGAGCTGAATCTTACTAGAGAGGATTTGAGTAGCTTTCAGTGCTGTTATGAAATCTAGTGCATCGGTAATGCCGCTAATAGTACTGGCGATATGGGTTGTTTTGAAGGACGTAAAACTTGCCAGCGTCTCGAACAGATTGCAGGTTAATGGTTGGGGTTGCAGAATCGGTTGGATTAGGTGGAAGTAGTGCTGTTCTAAATCGTGAATTTTGGCTTTGGCTCCCCAATGGGTATAGCAATAGT
The genomic region above belongs to Calothrix sp. NIES-2098 and contains:
- the cyaB1 gene encoding adenylate cyclase, whose amino-acid sequence is MTLPNPGSVLATLTELTQVNRTHALLRRVKDLSVNEFVCLLDFITAEFQQFLRAIELINNEALETMLEKVLEAITLKIGQILQAEHTAIFLVDYDKGQLWSKVPQDNSQKFLEIRTPITVGIPGHVASTGQYLNIAETATHPLFSPELEKQMGYKISNLLCMPVVSSKNQIVAVVQLANKAGDIPFNHHDEERFRDFAASIGIILESCQTFYVAARNQRGATALLRATQTLGQSLDLEATLQIVMEQARILMQADRSTLFLYRKEMGELWTKVAAAADGTNAIEIRMPCNRGIVGYVAATGEAVNIPDAYRDPRFDPSTDRKTGYLTRNILCLPVFNSANELIGVTQLINKQQGSFTTSDEEFMRAFNIQAGIALENARLFENVLLEKQYQKDILQSLSDAVISTDMAGRIVTINDAALQLLGCPIGETHHKSNKHLWEQNLLGRLVWEVVPIENLQMRLEDSLKTGAKHYVPEQSLTVGLYHVQSSERVNSESDTGRSGTHTPGSGDTVILAVGDRQNPDIFIPWNLPLTPQSKFLSASEVQKVERSTNLTVNPLTNPEGGVRGGLVVLEDISQEKRLKTTMYRYLTPHVAEQVMALGEDALMVGERKEVTILFSDIRGYTTLTENLGAAEVVSLLNQYFETMVEAVFNHEGTLDKFIGDALMAVFGAPLPLTENHAWRAVQAALDMRQRLAEFNQRRIIQAQPQIHIGIGLSSGEVVSGNIGSHKRMDYTVIGDGVNLSSRLEGVTKEYGCDIVLSEFTYQLCSDRIWARQLDKIRVKGKYQAVNIYELISDRATPLDDATQEFLFYYQSGRIAYLARNFQRAIDCFTDAKNIRPQDQAVNIHLERARNYQKTPPLDSWDGVWTMTTK
- a CDS encoding group 1 glycosyl transferase; protein product: MKIALFTETFLPKVDGIVTRLRHTVDHLQRHGNQVLVIAPDGGIAEHKGAKVYGVSGFPLPLYPELKMALPRPAIGYALEEFQPDIIHVVNPAVLGLAGIFYSKVLKIPLVASYHTHLPQYLQHYGLGMLEGLLWELLKGGHNQAELNLCTSTAMMEELTAHGIERVDLWQRGVDTELFHPELASDQMRSRLSQNHPESPLLLYVGRLSAEKEIERIKPILEAIPEARLALVGDGPHRQALEKHFAGTNTNFVGYLMGRELGSAFASADAFIFPSRTETLGLVLLEAMAAGCPVVAARSGGIPDIVTDGVNGYLFEPTADIQGAITATVRLLQEKQECDLIRQNARKEAERWGWANATRQLEDYYQKVLYSQKLTKAV
- a CDS encoding sulfolipid biosynthesis protein, with translation MKVLVIGGDGYCGWATALYLSNQGYEVGILDSLVRRHWDNELGVETLTPIAPIQQRLQRWYDLTGKSIDLFVGDITNYEFLKKALDKFQPGAIVHFGEQRSAPFSMIDREHAVLTQVNNVVGTLNLLYAMREDFPDCHLVKLGTMGEYGTPNIDIEEGYITIEHNGRKDTLPYPKQPGSMYHLSKVHDSHNIHFACRIWGLRATDLNQGVVYGVLTEETGMDELLINRLDYDGVFGTALNRFCIQAAIGHPLTVYGKGGQTRGFLDIRDTVRCIELAIANPAQPGEFRVFNQFTEQFSVGDLAVMVKKAGNAMGLNVEINNLDNPRVEKEEHYFNAKNTKLLDLGLQPHYLSDSLLDSLLNFAIKYQNRVDNKQILPKVSWHRK
- a CDS encoding stress responsive alpha-beta barrel domain protein, translating into MPQIQHMVLFKFKPEVAAEKITGFLKQLQKISQTLPGITYFAGGPYSSSEGLNQGYTHGFLMTFESAAARDAYLPHPLHEQIKAEIIPCIDGLIAFDIEA